Proteins co-encoded in one Strix uralensis isolate ZFMK-TIS-50842 chromosome 2, bStrUra1, whole genome shotgun sequence genomic window:
- the LOC141939946 gene encoding hemoglobin subunit beta, whose product MVHWSAEEKQLITGLWGKVNVAECGAEALARLLIVYPWTQRFFASFGNLSSPTAISGNPMVRAHGKKVLTSFGDAVKNLDNIKNTFAQLSELHCDKLHVDPENFRLLGDILIIVLAAHFAKDFTPECQAAWQKLVRVVAHALARKYH is encoded by the exons ATGGTGCACTGGTCAGCTGAAGAGAAGCAGCTCATCACCGGCCTCTGGGGCAAGGTCAACGTGGCCGAATGCGGTGCCGAGGCCCTGGCCAG gctgctgaTCGTCTACCCCTGGACCCAGAGGTTCTTCGCTTCCTTTGGGAACCTCTCCAGCCCCACCGCCATCTCTGGCAACCCCATGGTCCGCGCCCACGGCAAGAAAGTGCTCACCTCCTTCGGGGATGCCGTCAAGAACCTGGACAACATCAAGAACACCTTCGCCCAGCTGTCCGAGCTGCACTGTGACAAGCTGCACGTGGACCCCGAGAACTTCAGG CTCCTGGGTGACATCCTGATCATCGTCCTGGCCGCCCACTTTGCCAAGGATTTCACTCCTGAATGCCAGGCTGCCTGGCAAAAGCTGGTCCGCGTGGTGGCCCACGCTCTGGCCCGCAAGTACCACTAA
- the LOC141939944 gene encoding hemoglobin subunit beta-like yields MVHWTAEEKQLITGLWGKVDVAAIGAEALARLLIVYPWTQRFFASFGNLSSPTAITGNPMVRAHGKKVLTSFGEAVKNLDNIKKCFAQLSKLHCDKLHVDPENFRLLGDILIIVLAAHFGKDFSPACQAAWQKMVRVVAHALAHEYH; encoded by the exons ATGGTGCACTGGACAGCCGAAGAGAAGCAGCTCATTACCGGCCTCTGGGGCAAGGTCGATGTGGCCGCAATAGGTGCCGAGGCCCTGGCCAG gctgctgaTCGTCTACCCCTGGACCCAGAGGTTCTTCGCTTCCTTCGGGAACCTCTCCAGCCCCACCGCCATCACTGGCAATCCCATGGTCCGCGCCCACGGCAAGAAAGTGCTCACCTCCTTCGGGGAAGCCGTCAAGAACCTGGACAACATCAAGAAATGTTTTGCTCAGCTGAGCAAACTCCACTGTGACAAGCTGCACGTGGACCCCGAGAACTTCAGG CTCCTGGGTGACATCCTCATCATTGTCCTGGCCGCCCACTTTGGCAAGGACTTCAGCCCTGCCTGCCAGGCCGCCTGGCAGAAGATGGTCCGTGTGGTGGCCCACGCGCTGGCCCATGAGTACCACTGA
- the LOC141939947 gene encoding hemoglobin subunit rho, which yields MVHWTAEEKQLITSVWGKVNVEECGAEALARLLIVYPWTQRFFDNFGNLSSPTAIIGNPKVRAHGKKVLTSFGDAVKNLENLKATFSKLSELHCEKLHVDPENFRLLGDILIIVLAAHFTKDFTPACQATWQKLVGVVAHALAYKYH from the exons ATGGTGCACTGGACAGCCGAGGAGAAGCAGCTCATCACCAGCGTCTGGGGCAAGGTCAACGTGGAGGAATGCGGTGCCGAGGCCCTGGCCAG gctgctgaTCGTCTACCCCTGGACCCAGAGGTTCTTCGATAACTTTGGGAACCTCTCCAGCCCCACCGCCATCATCGGCAACCCCAAGGTCCGCGCCCACGGCAAGAAAGTGCTCACCTCCTTCGGGGATGCCGTCAAGAACCTGGAAAACCTCAAGGCGACCTTCTCCAAGCTGTCCGAGCTGCACTGCGAGAAGCTGCACGTGGACCCCGAGAACTTCAGG ctcctgggagACATCCTCATCATTGTGCTGGCTGCGCACTTCACCAAGGACTTCACCCCTGCCTGCCAGGCCACTTGGCAGAAGCTGGTCGGCGTGGTGGCCCATGCTCTGGCCTACAAGTACCATTAA